The following proteins are encoded in a genomic region of Helicobacter macacae MIT 99-5501:
- a CDS encoding aldo/keto reductase → MQNLHDLKRREFITNSAKLASVAMIGTLPLMAKDTNSTKGASMKANTSRTKNGVNFVKVGHTDIEISQICIGAMSFGKAGTFLDWTLDEKESEAIIKYALEKGLNFFDTANIYSAGTSEEYLGKALKKFAKREEVIISSKVYFNKGVLSRKAILREIDGTLKRLGTDYLDIYIIHRFDYTTPIEETMEALHETIKAGKVRALGASAMYGYQFANMQQVAKDNNLTPFSIMQNHYNLLYREDERELIPICKQQGVTLMPYSPLASGRLARAEWKSDTIRSKTDKTAMGKYDKTEAQDKIIAQRVNELAKKKGVAMSQISLAWLLAKGAGSPIIGANKTKYIDEAVGAMSVKLSANEIAYLEEAYIPHNIVGALSEEQAKESLENLVK, encoded by the coding sequence ATGCAAAATCTACACGATTTAAAACGGCGCGAGTTTATCACAAATTCTGCCAAACTTGCTAGCGTGGCGATGATAGGCACATTGCCACTAATGGCAAAAGACACAAATTCAACAAAAGGAGCGAGTATGAAAGCAAACACTTCGCGCACCAAAAACGGCGTTAATTTCGTCAAGGTAGGGCACACAGACATTGAGATTTCACAAATCTGCATAGGCGCGATGAGCTTTGGCAAGGCAGGGACTTTCCTCGATTGGACGCTTGATGAGAAAGAGAGCGAAGCAATCATCAAATATGCGCTAGAAAAGGGACTAAATTTCTTTGATACGGCAAATATCTACTCTGCGGGGACTAGCGAGGAATATCTCGGCAAAGCACTCAAAAAATTTGCCAAACGCGAGGAAGTAATCATCTCATCAAAGGTGTATTTCAATAAAGGCGTGCTCTCACGCAAGGCGATTTTGCGCGAGATTGATGGCACACTCAAACGACTTGGCACGGATTATTTGGATATTTATATTATCCACCGCTTTGATTACACTACGCCTATTGAGGAGACTATGGAGGCGTTGCACGAGACTATAAAGGCTGGGAAAGTCCGCGCTTTAGGTGCGTCTGCGATGTATGGCTATCAGTTTGCAAATATGCAGCAAGTGGCAAAAGATAACAATCTCACGCCTTTTAGCATTATGCAAAATCACTATAACCTGCTCTACCGCGAGGACGAGAGGGAGCTAATCCCAATCTGCAAACAACAAGGCGTTACGCTTATGCCTTACTCGCCTTTGGCAAGTGGCCGTTTGGCTCGTGCAGAGTGGAAAAGCGATACGATTCGCAGCAAGACGGATAAAACCGCTATGGGCAAGTATGACAAGACAGAGGCGCAGGATAAAATCATCGCACAGCGCGTAAATGAACTCGCAAAGAAAAAAGGCGTGGCGATGAGTCAAATCTCTCTAGCGTGGCTTTTGGCAAAAGGTGCTGGTTCGCCAATCATCGGTGCGAATAAAACCAAATATATCGATGAAGCAGTGGGCGCGATGAGTGTCAAACTTAGTGCTAATGAAATCGCCTATCTAGAGGAAGCATATATCCCGCATAATATCGTGGGCGCATTAAGCGAGGAGCAAGCAAAAGAGTCGCTTGAAAATTTGGTGAAGTAG